In a genomic window of Coriobacteriia bacterium:
- a CDS encoding fused MFS/spermidine synthase has product MLPMKRHVITLPLPGASPRCGQRTPRTGTVCDDTTGAASTALRSRDRGSHARDHRVRVRGLTHGLEFIAARLLAPALGSSLFVWGAVISIVMVALSLGYWSGGQIADRFGSTRTLAPSSLPQGSSPSSCRGSHRLCCRSWRTREPEPGRWWPQPSSSSCRRSFWPRTAGSTASSSSGASRTV; this is encoded by the coding sequence ATGCTACCGATGAAACGACACGTTATCACACTCCCGCTCCCCGGCGCGTCGCCACGCTGCGGGCAACGCACTCCCCGGACGGGTACCGTCTGCGATGACACGACGGGGGCCGCATCGACGGCGCTCCGCTCTCGTGACAGGGGGTCACATGCTCGAGATCATCGTGTTCGCGTGCGGGGCCTCACTCATGGGCTCGAGTTCATCGCCGCTCGCCTGCTTGCGCCCGCCTTGGGCAGTTCTCTCTTCGTGTGGGGCGCCGTCATCTCGATCGTGATGGTGGCGCTGTCGCTGGGCTACTGGTCGGGCGGACAGATCGCAGACCGGTTCGGTTCGACGCGAACGCTCGCCCCATCATCGCTGCCGCAGGGCTCTTCACCGTCGTCGTGCCGCGGCTCACATCGGTTGTGTTGCCGCTCGTGGCGGACCCGGGAGCCCGAACCGGGTCGCTGGTGGCCTCAGCCGTCGTCTTCTTCGTGCCGGCGCTCCTTCTGGCCACGAACAGCCGGGTCGACCGCGAGCAGCTCCTCGGGCGCATCGCGAACCGTGTGA
- a CDS encoding CDP-alcohol phosphatidyltransferase family protein, translated as MMADENRVAPPRPMLWFAKDRPNLVSLAGLASALVGIYYAILGVYPAAMIGLVWAVVLDWLDGRIARTMSGRSEEQREFGGHVDSLIDVVSFGVAPAVLLLSVGGFSPWFLPGAFVALAAGVIRLAYFNTFGLSEGSTYRGLALDNNVIFLVLLFAFRPFIGEAAFAVVLYVALLVLAGFNIAPIRTPKLGGRWYFAVLAYAVVMTAVYSWQLVVLYG; from the coding sequence ATGATGGCCGACGAGAATCGCGTCGCGCCTCCCCGGCCGATGCTGTGGTTTGCGAAGGACCGGCCCAATCTGGTGTCTCTCGCCGGACTCGCATCCGCGCTGGTCGGCATCTACTACGCGATTCTCGGCGTCTACCCGGCGGCGATGATCGGACTCGTGTGGGCGGTGGTGCTTGACTGGCTCGACGGACGCATCGCGCGCACGATGTCGGGCCGAAGCGAGGAGCAACGGGAGTTCGGCGGTCACGTGGACTCGCTCATAGACGTGGTCAGCTTCGGGGTGGCGCCCGCGGTGCTGCTGCTGTCAGTGGGCGGGTTCAGCCCGTGGTTTCTGCCGGGTGCGTTCGTGGCCCTGGCCGCCGGGGTGATCCGGCTGGCGTACTTCAACACGTTCGGGCTCTCGGAGGGCTCGACGTACCGGGGTCTCGCGCTCGACAACAACGTGATCTTCCTGGTGCTGCTGTTCGCCTTCCGGCCCTTCATCGGCGAGGCGGCGTTCGCCGTGGTTCTCTACGTTGCGCTACTGGTTCTCGCGGGATTCAACATCGCGCCCATTCGGACTCCGAAACTAGGCGGCAGGTGGTACTTCGCGGTGCTTGCGTACGCCGTGGTGATGACCGCCGTGTACTCGTGGCAACTGGTGGTGCTCTACGGCTAG